The Planctomycetaceae bacterium genome has a segment encoding these proteins:
- a CDS encoding potassium channel protein — protein sequence MRQLLQIPLLILAMLLVGAIGFRLLTGLPILECFYLAVITLTTVGSHEPEPLTPGVMLFTVTYLACGLGVFTYSAFQFGQTLVNADLRSILEQRRMEAKIAKLTNHFIICGYGRMGATLCDYLQQRRQPFVIIEEDPELFTVEMKQRQWLFLSGDATQDDVLKQAGVERARGLTAVLPTDADNLYLVLSSRLLSKNLQIVARATDERASQKMLQAGATRVINPLSSGAIRMARFMLSPGIENFVEVAESGGVDWEIVEFQVPEHSPLIDRKLSETRLRESGIMLLGVSRASGQKFFPPPGHLKIERGDNLFAFGSSESIADLSALTQPDLPAENPAGSA from the coding sequence ATGCGACAACTGCTGCAAATCCCGCTGCTGATACTGGCGATGCTGCTGGTCGGGGCCATCGGATTCCGCCTGCTGACCGGGCTTCCAATCCTGGAGTGCTTCTATCTGGCGGTCATCACACTGACAACCGTGGGATCGCATGAGCCGGAGCCGCTGACTCCGGGCGTCATGCTGTTCACGGTCACGTATCTGGCCTGCGGGCTGGGGGTCTTCACGTACAGCGCGTTTCAATTCGGGCAGACGCTGGTCAACGCAGACCTGAGATCAATTCTGGAGCAACGTCGGATGGAAGCAAAAATTGCCAAACTGACCAACCATTTCATCATCTGCGGGTACGGACGCATGGGTGCGACGCTGTGCGATTATCTGCAGCAGCGCCGTCAGCCGTTTGTGATCATCGAAGAGGATCCGGAACTGTTTACGGTGGAGATGAAGCAGCGGCAGTGGCTGTTTCTTTCCGGTGACGCGACTCAGGACGATGTGCTGAAGCAAGCCGGAGTGGAACGTGCTCGCGGACTTACCGCCGTACTGCCGACCGATGCCGACAATCTGTATCTGGTGCTGTCGTCACGACTGCTGTCGAAGAATCTGCAGATCGTCGCCCGCGCAACGGACGAGCGCGCGTCGCAGAAGATGCTGCAGGCCGGAGCCACGCGGGTCATCAATCCGCTGTCGTCCGGCGCGATTCGCATGGCCAGATTCATGCTGTCTCCCGGCATCGAAAACTTCGTGGAAGTCGCGGAATCCGGCGGCGTCGACTGGGAGATCGTCGAGTTTCAGGTGCCTGAACATTCACCGCTGATTGACAGAAAGCTGAGTGAAACCCGACTTCGCGAATCCGGGATCATGCTTCTGGGAGTCAGCCGCGCTTCCGGGCAGAAGTTCTTTCCTCCGCCGGGCCACCTGAAGATCGAACGCGGCGACAACCTGTTTGCGTTCGGCAGCTCGGAAAGCATTGCCGATTTGTCGGCACTGACGCAGCCGGATCTGCCGGCGGAGAATCCGGCCGGCAGCGCATAA